One Lachnospiraceae bacterium C1.1 genomic region harbors:
- a CDS encoding FAD-dependent oxidoreductase gives MIKGIHHVALRCRDMKNYRDTKGHTIKNRLTVPAMVTNFCNEDGTATERYIAYHEAKAKGGWGLIITEDYNVAPEGHGFSCTAGLWNDGQIESHTELPKRVHKYGTTILAQIYHCGRQTHKGAIPEGCHTRSSSAMLCPFGDEIPVPFTTEEVKDMVTKYGDTALRAKKCGFDGVEIHGAHGYLITQFFSPYSNKRLDEYGGNFWNRTRFAREIIADVRKKCGDDFIVGMRLSADEFVEGGLNVEDTKAIARMMVDAGVDLLHISVGNYLSVDLNIASSYSGHGWFSDWAKQIKEVVNVPVITVSRINDPFLADEILASGKADLVAMGRASLCDPGMPNKAKEGRFEDIRRCIGCNDGCEGVLFENKPFTCVLNPTLGHEYEGEIKKAEESKKVAVIGAGPAGLYAAIAAAKAGHKVTVYERNDHNGGNFYTASIPPTKGEITDFLVWQRVQCEKLGVEFKYNTEANAEMIKAGQFDNVIVATGSHPAVPPIKGLKESSIVTNAQELLEGRVLPGQNCVVIGGGQVGSETAHFLAQLLRNVTILEMMPEIAKDAALAVKWHLRESLEKRKVNILTSVKVLEIKNDGVSYEDADGNEKFVAADTVVVATGYRSNEELKEELDKAGISYTAVGDAIRARKVTHATHEGYEAGKNI, from the coding sequence ATGATAAAAGGAATACATCATGTTGCACTTCGCTGCAGAGATATGAAAAATTACAGGGATACAAAGGGACATACGATTAAGAATAGGCTCACAGTACCGGCTATGGTTACAAACTTCTGTAACGAGGACGGAACAGCAACAGAACGCTATATTGCTTACCATGAAGCAAAAGCAAAGGGTGGCTGGGGTCTGATTATTACCGAGGATTATAATGTTGCACCTGAAGGACATGGATTTAGCTGTACTGCAGGTCTTTGGAACGATGGTCAGATTGAAAGCCACACAGAACTTCCAAAGAGAGTTCATAAATATGGAACAACAATTCTGGCTCAGATTTATCATTGCGGCAGACAGACTCATAAAGGTGCGATTCCGGAAGGATGTCATACAAGATCCTCGAGCGCAATGCTTTGTCCTTTTGGGGATGAGATCCCGGTTCCTTTTACAACAGAAGAAGTAAAAGATATGGTAACAAAGTATGGAGATACAGCACTTCGTGCAAAGAAATGCGGATTTGACGGCGTTGAAATTCATGGTGCACATGGTTATCTGATCACTCAGTTTTTCTCTCCTTATTCTAACAAAAGATTAGATGAATATGGCGGAAATTTCTGGAACAGAACAAGATTTGCCAGAGAGATAATCGCTGATGTCCGAAAAAAATGCGGGGATGATTTTATTGTCGGAATGCGACTTTCTGCAGATGAATTTGTAGAAGGCGGCTTGAATGTAGAAGATACAAAAGCAATTGCCCGTATGATGGTTGATGCAGGTGTTGACCTATTACACATTTCTGTAGGAAACTATTTATCTGTTGATTTGAATATTGCATCAAGCTACAGTGGACATGGATGGTTCTCTGATTGGGCAAAACAGATAAAGGAAGTTGTAAACGTTCCTGTTATCACTGTTTCAAGAATAAATGATCCTTTTCTCGCTGATGAAATTTTAGCTTCAGGAAAGGCTGACCTGGTAGCTATGGGCAGAGCTTCTTTATGTGATCCCGGAATGCCTAACAAGGCAAAAGAGGGTCGATTTGAAGATATCCGCAGATGTATAGGATGTAATGACGGCTGTGAAGGTGTCCTTTTTGAAAATAAGCCTTTTACATGCGTATTAAATCCTACCCTTGGTCACGAATATGAAGGCGAGATCAAAAAAGCAGAAGAATCAAAGAAGGTTGCAGTTATCGGTGCAGGTCCGGCAGGTCTTTATGCAGCAATTGCAGCAGCGAAAGCAGGACATAAAGTTACAGTTTACGAAAGAAATGATCATAACGGTGGTAATTTCTATACTGCATCAATTCCGCCAACAAAGGGTGAGATCACAGATTTCCTTGTATGGCAGAGAGTTCAGTGTGAAAAGCTTGGTGTAGAGTTTAAATATAATACTGAAGCTAATGCTGAAATGATCAAAGCAGGCCAGTTCGATAATGTAATAGTTGCAACCGGATCGCATCCTGCAGTACCGCCTATCAAGGGTCTTAAGGAATCATCTATCGTTACAAATGCACAGGAATTACTTGAAGGCCGCGTACTTCCGGGTCAGAATTGTGTAGTTATAGGTGGCGGACAGGTTGGCTCAGAAACAGCTCATTTTTTAGCCCAGCTTTTAAGGAATGTAACTATATTGGAAATGATGCCTGAAATAGCTAAAGATGCAGCACTTGCTGTCAAGTGGCATTTAAGAGAATCCTTAGAGAAGCGTAAAGTAAATATTTTAACGAGCGTTAAGGTCCTTGAGATTAAGAATGACGGCGTATCATATGAAGATGCTGACGGCAATGAAAAATTTGTGGCTGCAGATACAGTTGTTGTTGCTACCGGATATCGCTCAAATGAGGAGCTTAAAGAAGAGCTTGATAAAGCAGGAATTTCTTACACTGCAGTAGGTGATGCAATCCGCGCAAGAAAGGTAACTCATGCAACCCATGAGGGATATGAAGCAGGTAAAAATATCTGA
- a CDS encoding radical SAM protein: MHFSSGINRPPYEAMDGFLQVTSGCSHGQCEFCTFYKDAPFKISDMAEVEEDIKELANYGWDFKRIYLQGADPFILSYEKLAKVAELIHKYMPQVQSIGGYARVDNVKNKTVEELRKLKDMGYSNFYFGNESGDDYILKRMNKGYEAKVVVEMLSKLDEAGMPYIMNFLGGLGGHGYGLDHALKSADVINQLHPTMVYASELTLFPDTPLSKDLYTGKFVESTEEERFEELKALIEAINIPTVFKAEHVTMPAPIRGTLPKDKVEICGYLDSLIDAAKNGAFDNYRSGVASL; encoded by the coding sequence ATGCATTTTTCAAGTGGAATAAACAGACCTCCATATGAAGCTATGGATGGATTTTTACAGGTAACAAGCGGATGTTCTCATGGCCAGTGTGAGTTTTGCACATTTTATAAAGATGCACCTTTTAAGATTTCCGATATGGCTGAAGTAGAAGAAGATATAAAGGAACTGGCAAATTATGGATGGGATTTCAAAAGAATCTATTTACAGGGAGCGGATCCATTTATTTTATCATATGAAAAACTTGCAAAGGTTGCAGAGCTTATTCATAAATATATGCCGCAGGTTCAATCTATAGGTGGTTATGCAAGAGTTGATAATGTAAAAAACAAGACAGTAGAAGAGCTGAGAAAACTTAAAGATATGGGATACAGTAATTTCTACTTTGGTAACGAATCCGGAGATGACTATATCCTAAAGAGAATGAATAAGGGCTATGAGGCAAAGGTTGTAGTAGAGATGCTGAGTAAACTTGACGAGGCAGGTATGCCCTACATCATGAATTTCCTTGGAGGACTTGGTGGTCATGGTTATGGTTTAGATCATGCATTAAAATCTGCGGATGTCATAAATCAATTACATCCAACTATGGTTTATGCCTCAGAATTAACACTTTTCCCGGATACTCCGCTTTCTAAAGATCTGTATACCGGAAAATTTGTAGAATCTACTGAAGAGGAAAGATTTGAAGAGCTGAAAGCCTTGATCGAAGCTATCAATATTCCTACAGTTTTCAAGGCAGAGCATGTAACTATGCCGGCACCTATCAGAGGAACCTTGCCTAAGGATAAGGTTGAAATATGTGGTTATCTTGATAGTTTGATCGATGCGGCTAAAAACGGAGCATTTGATAACTACAGAAGTGGAGTAGCCAGTCTATAA
- a CDS encoding putative quinol monooxygenase, whose translation MITIIATFNVKKDCVNEFETLAKECIAASRKEEGNVDYHLYTGKEDKTKFFFVEVWKDEKAIDDHNASEHFRKFLGAFGSLVSSDPVIEQTVLVD comes from the coding sequence ATGATTACAATAATTGCAACATTTAATGTAAAAAAAGATTGTGTAAATGAATTCGAAACACTTGCAAAGGAGTGTATCGCAGCTTCCAGAAAAGAGGAAGGGAACGTAGATTATCATCTTTATACCGGAAAAGAAGATAAGACAAAGTTCTTCTTTGTAGAAGTCTGGAAGGATGAAAAGGCAATCGATGATCATAATGCATCCGAGCATTTCCGCAAATTCCTCGGTGCCTTTGGTTCGCTCGTTTCATCTGATCCCGTCATCGAGCAGACAGTGTTAGTAGACTAA
- a CDS encoding AraC family transcriptional regulator, whose translation MYNANFPSITNENNLFKGISISNLSYIHAASDPNWSFHTHSHPDTLEISYVFAGQSALYCGEKFYETHPGDIIIKNCNVMHAEKSDKNNPIEQICINIKGIKIPGCQENTIISEDDTPVFNVASNKTFFDALFKYILDQTVDTMAVDLEKVNCLLESIVEIIYKDYHLSVQKKEVEVKGKDIRPILRYMEENFALNLSLDDLSKKFFISPFYLSKKFKAETGFTINQYLISCRMGEAERLLIFSDAQIKDIAIQCGYENLSYFYSTFKKYTGCTPVEFKEKYESSLQN comes from the coding sequence ATGTATAATGCAAATTTCCCATCTATCACTAATGAAAATAATTTATTCAAAGGCATCTCTATTTCTAATTTAAGCTATATTCATGCTGCATCCGACCCAAACTGGTCTTTTCATACTCACTCACACCCCGATACACTTGAAATATCTTATGTATTTGCAGGTCAGAGCGCACTTTATTGCGGAGAGAAGTTCTATGAAACTCATCCCGGAGACATCATTATAAAAAACTGCAATGTAATGCATGCAGAGAAATCTGATAAAAACAATCCGATAGAGCAGATATGTATAAATATCAAAGGAATTAAAATACCCGGTTGTCAGGAAAATACGATAATTTCTGAAGATGATACTCCTGTTTTTAATGTCGCATCCAATAAAACCTTCTTTGACGCATTATTTAAGTATATTCTGGATCAGACTGTCGATACTATGGCAGTAGATCTGGAAAAGGTTAACTGCCTCCTTGAATCTATAGTTGAAATAATCTATAAAGATTATCATTTAAGTGTTCAAAAAAAAGAAGTAGAAGTTAAGGGAAAAGATATAAGACCTATATTAAGGTATATGGAAGAAAATTTTGCTCTTAATCTGTCACTGGATGATCTATCAAAGAAATTTTTTATAAGTCCCTTTTATCTTTCAAAGAAATTTAAGGCAGAAACAGGATTTACTATTAACCAGTATCTGATCAGCTGCCGTATGGGTGAAGCTGAAAGACTCCTTATTTTTTCGGATGCCCAGATAAAAGATATCGCGATCCAATGCGGATATGAGAACTTATCCTATTTCTATTCAACCTTTAAGAAATATACAGGCTGTACACCTGTTGAATTTAAAGAAAAATATGAGTCCTCGCTTCAAAACTGA
- a CDS encoding zinc-binding dehydrogenase, which yields MNKKMKAIVLKEAVEIKDINIDEIKIPGVSPGWVLIKVKAFGMNHSELILRKEEIKYDYIKKPVIPGIEAVGEIVDPSDSDFKTGDKVIAMMGGMGRSFDGSYAEYALVPSHHLFKIDSDLTWEELGAIPETYFTAWGSLFESLNLKADDSLLIRGASCALGYAAIQIAKALDCKVTATTHKEKYLKALSEADEVLLDDGKLTGKVSGINKILDLVGPKNLLDSLTAVDKGGIVCQTGILGGIYSLNNFDPIKDIPNGVYLTGFYSNYPTQGTVNDMFSFFNKHNLKPHYGAVYKFSNIKEAMQMQESGKAGGKIIVLME from the coding sequence ATGAATAAAAAAATGAAAGCAATTGTTCTTAAAGAAGCTGTTGAAATTAAAGACATAAATATAGATGAAATAAAAATACCCGGAGTCAGTCCGGGATGGGTTTTGATCAAGGTAAAAGCTTTTGGAATGAATCATTCTGAATTGATCCTTCGTAAAGAAGAGATCAAATACGACTACATAAAAAAGCCGGTAATTCCGGGAATTGAAGCTGTTGGTGAAATAGTCGATCCCTCTGACAGTGATTTTAAGACCGGAGATAAGGTCATAGCAATGATGGGTGGAATGGGACGTTCGTTTGACGGAAGCTATGCTGAATATGCTTTGGTCCCTTCTCATCATCTATTTAAGATTGATAGTGATCTGACCTGGGAGGAGCTGGGGGCTATTCCTGAAACTTATTTTACAGCCTGGGGTTCACTCTTTGAATCATTAAATCTGAAGGCTGATGACAGTCTTCTTATCAGAGGTGCATCCTGTGCATTGGGATATGCTGCAATACAGATCGCAAAAGCTCTTGACTGTAAAGTAACAGCAACAACACACAAAGAAAAATATTTGAAGGCTTTGTCTGAGGCAGATGAGGTTCTGCTTGACGATGGGAAATTGACCGGAAAAGTCAGCGGTATCAATAAAATTCTTGATCTGGTAGGTCCTAAGAATCTTTTAGACAGCCTGACTGCAGTAGATAAAGGCGGAATTGTCTGTCAGACCGGCATCCTTGGTGGGATTTATAGCTTAAATAATTTTGATCCTATAAAAGATATTCCAAACGGAGTTTACCTTACAGGTTTTTATTCTAATTATCCGACGCAGGGAACAGTAAATGATATGTTTTCATTCTTTAATAAACATAATCTTAAGCCTCATTATGGAGCTGTATATAAATTTTCAAATATTAAAGAAGCAATGCAAATGCAGGAATCAGGTAAAGCAGGCGGAAAAATAATAGTTTTAATGGAGTGA
- the acgM gene encoding radical SAM/SPASM domain protein, ACGX system produces MKPFFSFQWHITDECDQRCKHCYIYSAGNHNCLVSMSWQQMEDTFYNCLDFCEVYGRTPYFYITGGDPILHPDFWRLLDLMHDHGIKFTILGNPFHLNDQVCRELKWYGCERYQMSIDGLRENHDWFRKPGSYDCTLEKIGCLNRAGIRSIIMTTVSKTNRMEVPGIIDEVVKAGANIFAFARYVPSGGELDASMTAQEYRDLLAACDKKFKEYEAEGCDTYFNKKDHLWTLYEYEIGEFKIPEDAEAGMIYGGCNCGNCHATILPTGDIYACRRVADSKVGNVFLDRMADLWETSFEKYRDYEKFEKCSKCKLKPWCRGCPAVANGTNGSFYSDDPQCWADMNSDLFIK; encoded by the coding sequence ATGAAACCTTTTTTTTCTTTTCAATGGCATATTACAGATGAGTGTGACCAAAGATGCAAGCACTGCTATATATATTCAGCAGGAAATCATAACTGTCTTGTTTCAATGAGCTGGCAGCAAATGGAAGATACCTTCTACAATTGTCTGGATTTCTGCGAGGTTTATGGACGTACTCCTTATTTTTATATAACAGGTGGAGATCCGATATTACATCCTGACTTTTGGAGATTATTGGATCTCATGCATGATCATGGGATTAAATTCACGATACTGGGCAATCCTTTTCATTTAAATGACCAGGTATGCAGAGAATTGAAATGGTATGGATGCGAAAGATATCAGATGTCCATAGACGGACTTCGTGAAAACCATGACTGGTTTAGAAAACCCGGTTCCTATGACTGTACTTTAGAAAAGATCGGATGCTTAAACAGAGCAGGAATCCGAAGCATTATCATGACTACAGTTTCTAAAACAAACAGAATGGAAGTACCGGGGATTATCGACGAAGTAGTAAAAGCAGGGGCAAATATTTTTGCTTTTGCAAGATATGTACCAAGCGGCGGAGAGCTTGATGCGTCGATGACAGCGCAGGAGTATAGAGACCTACTTGCTGCATGTGATAAAAAATTTAAGGAATATGAAGCTGAAGGATGTGACACTTATTTTAATAAAAAAGATCATCTTTGGACTTTATATGAATATGAAATCGGGGAATTCAAAATCCCTGAAGATGCTGAAGCCGGAATGATATACGGCGGCTGTAACTGTGGAAACTGCCATGCAACTATTCTTCCTACCGGTGATATTTATGCCTGCAGACGTGTTGCTGACAGTAAAGTAGGAAACGTCTTCTTAGACAGGATGGCAGATCTCTGGGAAACAAGCTTTGAAAAATACAGAGATTACGAAAAGTTTGAAAAATGCAGTAAATGTAAGCTTAAGCCCTGGTGCAGAGGTTGTCCGGCCGTAGCCAACGGAACAAATGGCAGCTTTTACAGCGATGATCCTCAATGCTGGGCAGACATGAATAGTGACTTATTTATTAAATAA
- the acgA gene encoding ACGX-repeat peptide yields MALSNLYGWVNEKAEKAAACGTACGAGDGKPEKKAAACGTACGAGDNK; encoded by the coding sequence ATGGCATTATCAAATCTTTACGGATGGGTTAACGAAAAAGCTGAGAAGGCTGCTGCTTGCGGAACAGCTTGTGGTGCAGGTGACGGAAAGCCCGAGAAAAAGGCTGCTGCTTGTGGAACAGCTTGCGGTGCAGGCGATAACAAGTAA
- a CDS encoding helix-turn-helix domain-containing protein produces MKTKDELPECPVATTVSLIGSKWKLLIMRNLLARPWRFNELKKNLDGISQKVLTDSLRSMEDDGIITRTVYPEVPPRVEYALSELGESMRPIIKSMEEWGVDYKSKI; encoded by the coding sequence ATGAAGACAAAAGATGAACTTCCGGAATGTCCTGTAGCTACAACCGTCAGTCTCATAGGAAGTAAATGGAAATTGCTCATAATGCGAAATCTTCTGGCTCGCCCCTGGCGCTTTAATGAATTGAAAAAAAATCTGGACGGGATCAGTCAGAAAGTACTCACTGACTCGCTCCGCTCAATGGAGGATGACGGAATAATTACCCGTACCGTTTATCCCGAAGTACCTCCCAGAGTTGAATATGCTCTTTCGGAACTCGGCGAATCAATGCGCCCTATAATAAAATCAATGGAAGAATGGGGCGTTGATTATAAAAGTAAGATCTAA
- a CDS encoding cyclic nucleotide-binding domain-containing protein, with product MSDAKIIKFKEGSVILKEGETSGVMYKILKGHAEIYLGYGTEKETIVGIIGKQKCFGEFGLLLKKPSIYTVVAYSDLLVMKFTEVNIGEFIKDNQKNVLDMMTNMANTIMIMRLQMDLMQHELEEKESSNKAQKDMEKNRHNAKYIMRQYALQQAFQTKI from the coding sequence ATGTCTGACGCGAAAATAATCAAGTTTAAAGAGGGAAGCGTAATCTTAAAAGAAGGCGAGACCAGCGGGGTTATGTATAAAATACTTAAAGGCCACGCCGAAATTTATTTGGGATACGGAACTGAAAAGGAGACTATTGTTGGGATCATTGGCAAGCAGAAATGTTTTGGAGAATTTGGTCTTCTTCTTAAAAAACCGTCCATATATACTGTAGTTGCTTATTCTGATTTATTAGTAATGAAGTTCACCGAAGTAAATATCGGGGAATTTATAAAAGACAATCAAAAGAATGTATTAGATATGATGACAAATATGGCAAACACCATTATGATCATGCGTTTACAGATGGATCTGATGCAGCATGAACTGGAAGAAAAAGAAAGTTCAAATAAGGCTCAGAAAGATATGGAGAAAAATAGACACAACGCTAAATATATAATGCGGCAATATGCGCTGCAGCAGGCTTTTCAAACGAAAATATAG
- a CDS encoding UDP-N-acetylglucosamine pyrophosphorylase produces the protein MEAAKINNLYDLNETKAADYLKQFEYPWEALSGIGDMIIKIGESLDPDIYEKKGENIWIAKSAKVWPTVSITGPCIIGERTEVRQCAFIRGKALVGDDCVVGNSTELKNVILFNHVQVPHYNYVGDSILGFYSHMGAGSITSNVKSDKALVVVKSLDGEKIETGLKKFGAMLGDHVEIGCNSVLNPGTVVGRGSNVYPTSCVRGVIPEGSIYKAQDNIVKRS, from the coding sequence GTGGAAGCAGCAAAAATAAATAATCTTTATGATTTAAACGAAACTAAGGCAGCTGATTATCTTAAACAGTTTGAATATCCCTGGGAAGCCTTAAGTGGAATAGGTGATATGATAATTAAGATCGGAGAAAGCCTTGATCCTGATATATATGAGAAAAAGGGCGAAAATATATGGATCGCAAAGTCAGCAAAAGTATGGCCGACTGTTTCAATTACCGGTCCTTGCATAATCGGTGAAAGAACAGAGGTTAGACAGTGTGCTTTCATCCGTGGTAAAGCTCTTGTCGGTGACGACTGTGTTGTAGGTAACTCAACAGAGCTGAAAAATGTTATCCTTTTTAACCACGTTCAGGTACCTCATTATAACTATGTTGGTGATTCTATCCTCGGATTTTATTCACACATGGGCGCCGGTTCAATTACCTCAAATGTAAAATCCGACAAAGCACTCGTTGTTGTTAAATCCCTTGATGGCGAAAAAATCGAAACCGGACTCAAGAAATTCGGTGCCATGCTCGGAGATCATGTAGAGATCGGATGCAACAGCGTCCTTAATCCCGGTACGGTGGTTGGCCGCGGAAGCAATGTTTATCCTACTTCCTGCGTAAGAGGCGTTATCCCTGAGGGCTCGATCTACAAGGCACAGGATAATATCGTAAAGAGATCCTGA
- a CDS encoding DNA topoisomerase, translated as MGKTLIITEKPSVAREYAQILSVSGRRDGFLENQDYVITWCVGHLIEMSYPEKYDQKYKRWKMEDLPFLPEVYKYDVINSVAKQYKIVTGALHRDDISTVLWAGDSGREGQVIEELIRMYGGVREGMEEKRVWIDSCTEEEVQRGMREAKPYSAYANLANAGIMRSIEDYAMGINFSRALSVKYGQLLNNSAGTKKYAAIAVGRVMTCVLGMVVRREREIRDFKETFFYRIIGSFSFDGESYTGEWKAVKGSEYFESPKLYSEKGFKEEKDAKDLIEKLLPLENGKVSSITKSSENKRPPLLFNLAELQAICTKKYKISPDQTLNVAQELYEKKLTTYPRTDARVLSTAAAKEIVKNLNGVAKYPPTAAFAKKILEEKLYSSLIKSQYTDDSKVTDHYAIIPTGNVSEYNNLSDLSKRVYDTIVRRFLSIFYPPAVYEKLSITTAVGKEKFYTSSKVLKDPGFLVITGQDKQKEEKDDAEGDEEGNSGLSALSDKLHKGDTVKIEEMNTKTGKTSPPKRYSSGSMILAMENAGQLIEDEELRAQIKGAGIGTSATRAGIIEKLIKIGYIAVNKKTQILTPMPFGEMVYEVVFMTMPSMLNPEMTASWEKGLSMVEDGSLTTEKYRETLEKYVTKYVENVRGKNLSRILEQRIRAVPRTVAKSSDEKAPAKKKGSKKSGSSKNK; from the coding sequence ATGGGAAAAACTTTAATTATTACAGAAAAGCCGTCCGTCGCAAGGGAATACGCTCAGATATTGAGCGTTTCCGGCCGTCGCGACGGCTTTCTTGAAAATCAGGATTATGTTATAACCTGGTGTGTAGGTCATTTAATAGAAATGTCCTACCCGGAAAAATATGATCAGAAATACAAACGTTGGAAGATGGAAGATCTGCCTTTCCTTCCGGAAGTTTATAAATATGATGTTATAAATTCTGTTGCAAAGCAGTATAAAATCGTTACGGGTGCACTTCACAGAGATGATATCTCCACTGTTTTATGGGCAGGAGACTCGGGACGTGAAGGTCAGGTAATAGAAGAACTTATCCGTATGTACGGCGGAGTCAGGGAAGGTATGGAAGAAAAACGTGTATGGATAGATTCCTGCACGGAAGAGGAAGTTCAGCGCGGAATGCGAGAAGCAAAACCCTACTCAGCATATGCCAACCTTGCAAATGCCGGTATCATGCGAAGTATTGAAGATTATGCCATGGGAATAAATTTCTCCAGAGCATTATCTGTAAAATACGGCCAGCTTTTAAATAACAGCGCCGGAACAAAGAAGTATGCGGCTATTGCAGTAGGACGGGTAATGACCTGCGTACTTGGAATGGTAGTCAGAAGAGAGAGGGAGATCAGGGATTTCAAAGAAACTTTCTTCTATCGTATAATTGGCAGTTTCAGTTTTGATGGAGAATCTTATACAGGTGAATGGAAGGCTGTCAAGGGTTCAGAATATTTTGAATCACCGAAGTTATACAGTGAAAAGGGATTTAAGGAAGAAAAAGACGCAAAGGATCTGATAGAAAAACTTCTGCCTCTGGAAAACGGAAAGGTTAGTTCGATCACTAAGAGCAGTGAGAACAAAAGACCTCCGTTACTTTTCAATCTGGCGGAGCTTCAGGCCATATGTACTAAGAAATACAAGATCAGTCCTGACCAGACCTTAAATGTTGCTCAGGAATTATATGAGAAAAAGCTTACAACTTATCCGAGAACAGATGCCAGGGTACTTTCGACCGCTGCCGCAAAGGAAATTGTAAAGAATCTGAATGGCGTAGCAAAATACCCGCCTACAGCGGCATTTGCCAAAAAGATACTCGAAGAAAAGTTATACAGCAGCCTTATAAAGTCACAATATACCGATGACTCAAAGGTTACAGACCACTATGCGATAATCCCTACGGGAAATGTCAGTGAGTATAATAATCTCTCTGATCTTTCAAAAAGGGTATATGATACGATAGTGAGACGTTTTCTCTCAATATTTTATCCTCCGGCCGTTTATGAAAAGCTTTCGATAACTACTGCAGTTGGCAAGGAGAAGTTTTACACTTCATCTAAGGTATTGAAAGATCCTGGATTTCTGGTAATAACAGGACAGGATAAACAAAAAGAAGAAAAAGACGACGCTGAAGGAGATGAAGAGGGAAATTCAGGACTTTCAGCGCTTTCAGATAAATTACATAAAGGCGATACAGTAAAAATAGAGGAGATGAATACCAAGACAGGTAAAACGTCACCTCCTAAACGATACAGTTCCGGTTCGATGATACTGGCAATGGAAAATGCCGGTCAGCTGATCGAAGACGAGGAACTCAGGGCACAGATAAAAGGTGCGGGAATCGGAACTTCAGCGACAAGAGCCGGGATTATTGAAAAACTAATAAAAATCGGATATATTGCAGTTAATAAAAAGACACAGATCCTGACACCTATGCCTTTTGGAGAAATGGTATACGAGGTAGTTTTCATGACTATGCCGTCAATGCTTAATCCGGAAATGACCGCAAGCTGGGAAAAAGGTCTTTCTATGGTCGAAGACGGAAGCCTTACCACAGAAAAATACAGGGAAACTCTTGAAAAATACGTTACAAAATACGTAGAAAATGTAAGAGGAAAGAACTTAAGCAGAATCCTCGAGCAGAGGATCCGGGCGGTTCCCCGTACAGTGGCTAAGTCATCTGATGAAAAAGCACCTGCAAAAAAGAAAGGAAGCAAAAAAAGTGGAAGCAGCAAAAATAAATAA